The Streptomyces uncialis genomic interval GCGGGGTATCTCGGTCGCCAGTTGGGACCAGCTCAAGGGCGCGGTCACGGCGATCGCGGGCGGCGGCGGGCGGGCCGTGGTGAAGAGCATGTACGGCGTCGGCGGCTACGGTTCCGCCCTCGCGCGGAGCGAGGGCGACGGGATGGCCCGCTTCTGGGAGACGATGAGACGCGAACCCTTCTTCGGCACCTTCCCGCTGACCGTGCAGGACTACGTCGAGCACGCGGCCGACTGTCCGGCGGTGGACATCCTCGTCGATGACGACGAGGAGCCGCGGCTGGAGTACAGCATGCTCGGCGTCGACGGACTGCGGTACCGCAGTCTGACCCTCGGCCCCGGTGTCCTCGAACCCGCTCTGGAGAAACGGCTCGCCGAGCTGAGCACCACCGTCCACGCGTTCGTCCGGTCCCTCGGGTACCGGGGCTGGTTCTCGCTCGACTGCCTGCTCGGTGCCGACGGAGAGCTCTACGTCACCGAGATCAACGCCCGCCGTACGGGTGCCATGCACGGGATCGCGCTCGCGGAGCGCTGGGCCGACGACAGCCCGGCCGTCTACAGCCATGACGCCCTGCCCCTGCGGCTCACCGGTATCGCCTCGTACACGGAACACATCCGCCCGGTGTTCGAGGAACTGTGGGCGAAGGGCGTCCGCGCCTATCCGACGACCGTCCGCGCGCTGGCCCGGCACCGGCCTTCGCTGGGCATCATCGTGTGCGCCGAGAGCGCGGCGGAGGCGGAGCGCGTCGGCAGCGAGGCGCACCGGGCCGTCAACGCCGCCATGGCCGAGGCCGGAGCCCCCTTCAGCAGGCCGACCGCGGGCAGCCGCTCGTAGCGGCGGCGACCGGGGCGGCGCGGCTCGTGGTCGTCGCGGCTCGTGGGCTACGGGTCTCGTGGGCTACGGGTCTCGCGTGGTCGAGGGGTCCCGGCCTGACGGCGGTGCCCCAGATCGTCGCGGGACGGGTTCCCTGACCCGGCGGCGTCGGCCGGGGTGTGGGAGGCGATCGGCCGGGTACCCGATCGTCTGTCACACGTTCGGAACGACGACGCAAAGGGAGCGATGATGTCGAAGATCGAGGAATCCGTCGAGGTCGCCGTCCCGGTGAGCACGGCCTACAACCAGTGGACGCAGTTCGAGGAGTTCCCGCGATTCATGGACGCGGTGGAACGGATCGAGCAGCTCACGTCCACGCTGACGCACTGGGTCACCAAGGTGGACGGGGTGAGCCGGGAGTTCGACGCGGAGATCACCGAGCAGCGGCCCGACGAGCGGGTCGCCTGGACCACGGTGGCGGGTGAGATCCGTCAGGCCGGGGTGGTCACCTTCCACCGGCTCGACGACACCCGGACCAAGGTCATGCTCCAGCTCGACCACGATCCGCAGGGCATCACCGACACCGTCGGCGACAAGCTCGGCTTCGTCCGCCGCCAGGCCAAGGGCGATCTGAAGAACTTCAAGGAGTTCATCGAGGCGCGCGGCACCGAGACCGGCGCCTGGCGCGGCACCGCCTGACCGCCTGACCCCGGCGGGGACACCGGTGAACGCCGCGTCCCCGCCCGGTCCTGAGGGCTCGGCCCGCCCCTTCCCCCGGGGGCGCGGCCGGGCCCTCAGGTGTGTGCCGTACGGGCGCGCGCCTCCCGGGGGCCGCCGTCCTGCGCCGTCCTCCGGTCGGCCTGCTCCGGCGGCCGTCCTTCAGTCGGCCTGGACCAGGGCGGCCACGAGGAGCGAACTGAGGATGGTGCCACCGGCGACCGTGAGCATGGACATCCTCAGGACGCGTTCCCAGTAGCCGTGCAGCACCTCGCTCAGCCGGGCCCCGGCCGGGGCCGGGCCCCCGCGGATGCCGCAGTCGCCTCCTCCGGTGGCGGACAGCAGAGGGGAGCCCGTCAGCCGCATGAGCCGGTCGATGAGGGGCTGTCGGGTACCGCAGAGGGAGAAGGGCACGCCGGCCCGGGCCGCCGCTTCGGCCGCGCTCTCCAGGTGCCGCAGCCCGGCGCAGTCCATGAACCGCAGGGCGGTCAGGTCGACCCGGATACCCGCCGGACGGCAGGCCAGGTTGAGCTCGACCACGGTGTCGAACTCCGCACCCGATTCGAGGTCCAGTTCTCCCGACAGACGGATGGTGGCCCATTGCGCGTCCGCCGTCCGCCCCGGGGCGAATGTCGTCCGGTGCGCGAAGACCGGGCGCCGGATCACGCGTCCGCCCGGGTGCGGCGGGGACGGGTGCACAGCGCGGCGCGGGGAGTTCTCATGGGGCCGGCTCCAGGCAGAACAGGGTCACGTTACGGGGGCAGGGTGAAGGGGAGCGCCTGTCGCGGTACGAGGGCTCGTCCGTTCACCGGGCGGACCGTCCGGTCCGGCCCCGCAGGTGTGCCTGCTTTCCGAAGCACGTGTTCCGAATCTGCCCGGGTCCCACCCCGGCAAACCCATCCTCCCGTGGGTGCCCGGCGACCCCGCGGACGCCCTCGCACGCATCTCGGCCCGCTCCGCGCGCGTTTGGGTCGGGACGTTCCGGCCCATGCTTGGGAAACGGGGGATTACCGTGGCAGGCTGCGCACTGGCCTCCGGCCGCGATGAAGAGTTGTCTTGCGTCCCGTGGAGCGACCGAGCTATGCATATGGAAATGCGGGAGAGCCCGCACAATCACCCCGCTGTTCCCGGTGTACCCGGTGTACCCGCAGTTGCCGCTGTTCCCGGTGTTGCCGCTGTTCCCGCGGATGAACAGCGGGATCAGCGGGACGGGACCGTTCAGCCCGCAGAGTCGGACGCCGGGTCACGGAACCGTCTGCTGGCCCGCGACGCGATATCGGCGGCGCAGGACGTCCTGCTGGAGCGTTACCGTCTCGCCTCCGCGCAGACGGCGTTCGACCTGCTGCGGGAGACCTCGCAGCGCCTCAACATCAAGATGCATACCCTCGCCGACGCGGTGGTGCGCGTGCCCGGCCCCGGTCCCGGGGCGGATCTGTGGTTCCCCGGCCGGGGCCGGAGCGCCCCGCCGCCTCTGCCGCTGCTGGGGATCGACCAGGATCGTCCCGTGCGGCTGCCCGAGGTGCTGAAGGCCGCGATGCGGCGGGTCCTGGACGTCACGGAGACGGACATGGGCAATGTCCAGCTGGCGGCCGGGAACGGCGTCCTCAGACTGGAGAGGCACACCGGTCTGGACCGGCAGTTCACCGACTTCTTCGCCTTCGTCGGCAGTCCGAACTCGGCGACGTCCTGCGGGTACGCGGCGGAGCAGCGGCGGCAGGTCACCGTCCGCGATGTGAGCACCGCGGACCTGTTCGACGAGGAATCGCGGCGGGTCATCCTGCGGGCCGGGAGCCGCGCCTGTCACAGCGTCCCGCTGGTCGACCCCCATGGGGTCCCGCTGGGCATGATCTCCTCCCATCACGAGCGTCCGCTGAACGATTTCAGCGCGGCGCGCATCGGTGCCTTGCGGGAGACGGGTACGGCGGTGGGCCGGTGGCTGTCCTGGTACCGGCGCACCACCGTTCTGGACGCGCTGGAGGACCTGCACAGGAGAGCGAGCGGTGCGGCCTCCGCCGGGCCGCCGTCATCGGCGTCCTCCGGGGCCGCCCCGGGACCGGCGGCGGAGGACTCCGCCCGGCGCCGGACGGACGGCCGGACGGACGGCGTGCGGCCGTAGCGTCCGGCGCTGTGCCGCCCGCCGGGCGCGGGCGGCGGTCCGGCGGGTCAGCCCGTCGGTTCGTCGGGAACGGGGTGCTCGGGGTGGACGCGGCCGTCCCGGGGGTCGTCCTCGGGTTCCGGGCCGGTTGCGTCGGTGCCGGGGGGGTCCTCGTCCTGCTCCGGTCCGTCGGGGGCGATGATCGCCAGCGGGTCGTCGTCGTGGTCGCCGTCCGCCTGCTGGTCCTCGGGGTCGCGGGGCAGCGGCACCTTCGGCTTGTCGCCCTCCGCCCGGTCGCTCGGCTCTTCCCGGTCGCTCGTCCGTTCCTGGTCGCTCATGCGTGGGTCACCTTCCTGTGGCCCGGCCGACGGGCACCGCCGTGCCGATATGTACGGCGTCCCGGCCCCTGCGGGCGGGACCGGTCCCGAACGGCCGTTCTCCGTTCCGCCCCGCCTGCCCCGCTCCCCCTCGGCCATGCCTTCCGGTCCGGGTCGTTCCGGGGTGGCGGGTCACGTGACCGGGCCGCGGGCCGCCGTCCGGGCCGCGGGCCGCCGTCCGGGCCGCGGGCCGCCGTCCGGCCGGGGCGGGAGCCGTCCTAGGGTGTGGGGATGCCGCTCCCCCGTCCTGAGGCCACGCCCTGTCCGGCCGCCGACGCGGTCCGCTCGCCGGACCCGGGGGCTCCCGAGCCGCCCGTGGCTCCCGGGCCGCGTGCGGGTGGCGGGCCGCGTGCGGGTGGCGGAGCCGGCGGGGCCGTCCCGGTGGCGGGCCCGGAGACGCGGTCGCTGCCGGTGGTCGCCGCGGGGGCGGTGGTGATGCCGTTCGCCGTCCAGTCGTACGACGAGGTCGTCGCGCACGACACCACCTGGGGCGAGCACTCCCATCCGTTCCACGAGCTGCTGTGGAACGGGCGCGGCGCGTCGACCGCGGTGGTCGGGGCGCGGGTCTGGACGATCACTCCCGCGCTCGGTCTGTGGATGCCGGCGGGCACCCTGCACTCGGGTTCGGCGGTGGCGGGGACCTGGTTCCGGGCGAGCTTCTTCGGGTTCCACACCACACCGTCCATCTCCCCGGCGCCGGTGGCCGTGGAGATCACCCCGCTGCTGCGGCTGCTGCTGGAGCGGCTCGGCGCTCCCGGGCTCTCCGCCGCCTCACGGGCGACCACCGAGGCGATGGTGCTCGACGTGCTCGAACCGTCGCCGCGCGAACTGCTGGTCCAGGCGCCCGCGTCGGCGCTGCTGCGGCCGATCGCCGCGGCGCTGCGGGCAGATCCGGGCGACCGGCGCACCCTCGCGGACTGGGCAACACAGCTGGGGGTGAGCGGCCGGACCATCAGCCGTGCGTTCAACGCGGAGACGGGGACCAGCTTCGCGCGCTGGATCGCCTCGGTCCGGGCTCAGCACGCCGTCGCCCTGCTGAGCCGGGGCTGGGACGTGGAGGCGGTGGCCGAAGAGGTCGGGTACCGGTCGGCGAGCGCCTTCGGGGCGGCGTTCCGGCGGACGACGGGGCTCACCCCTGGCACGTTCCGGGTGCTCTGAGGAGCGTTCCCCGACCACGGGCGGGTGCCTTGCCCCCGTACGCGCGGGCGGGCGTCCCGATCGCTACATCGGCTGTCCAAAAGGGCTGGTTGCGACACCGCGCGGCGTTCTCCTACAGTTCAAAGGCAAGCCTTACCTAAGTGCTTGCGTTCAGTTCGGTGCACACACTCCACGACGGCATCCCGGGACCCAGTACGTGCGAGGACCGGCACCTGGCATCCGGACAGTGGGGGTTCTCACCATCATGCGTTCATACCGTCTGCGGCTGTTCAGCACGGCCGCCGCACTTCTGACCCTCGCGGCCTGCGGCGGTCCCACCGACGCCGGGGGCGACGGCGAGGACGGCGCGGAGAAGGACTCCACTTCGTCCGCCGAGTCGTCCGGGAAGTCCTCCGGCACGTTCCCGCTCACGGTCGAGCACGCGCTGGGCAAGGCCACCCTCAAGGAGAAGCCGAAGCGCGTCGCCACGGTGAACTGGGCCAACCACGAGGTGCCGCTGGCCCTCGGCGTCGTCCCGGTCGGCATGGCCTCGGCGGACTTCGGTGACGACGACGGCGACGGGGTGCTGCCCTGGGTGGAGAAGAAGCTGGACGAGCTGGGCGCCAAGACCCCCGTCCTGTTCGACGAGAACGACGGCATCGACTTCGAAGCCGTCGCGGACACCGACCCGGACGTCATCCTCGCCTCCTATTCCGGTCTGACGAAGCAGGACTACGCCACCCTCAGCGAGATAGCCCCCGTGGTGGCGTACCCGGACGCCCCGTGGGCGACCCCGTGGCGGGAGATCGTGCGGAGCAACAGCAAGGCCATCGGGCTCGCCGACGAGGGCGAGAAGCTGATCGGGGAGCTGGAGGGCGACATCAGCCGGACCGTCGCCAAGTACCCGCAGCTCAAGGGCAAGTCGGCGATGTTCATGACCCATGTCGACCCCGGTGACGTCAGCAAGATCGGCTACTACACCGCGCACGACACCCGGACGCTGTTCTTCGAGGACCTCGGGCTGAGGATCCCCGGCAGCGTCGCCAAGGCGTCGAAGGGCACGGACAAGTTCGCGCTGACGCGCAGCGCCGAGCAGGTCGACGTGTTCGACGACGTCGACATCATCACCGGCTACGGCGACGGCAAGGGCGCGCTGACGAAGACGCTGCGCGAGGACCCGCTGCTGTCGAAGATCCCCGCGGTCGAGCGCGGCTCGATGTATCTGCTGCCCGGCAGCTCGCCGCTGGCGACGGCGGCCAACCCGACGCCGCTGTCGATCTCGTGGGTGCTGGAGGACTACGTGGCCGCGCTCGCCAAGGCCGCGGACAAGGTCAAGTGACGACCGTCCCCGCCCGTCGGACACCGGACGCCGCCGTGGTGCGGCGTCCGGTGCGTGCCCGGCCGCTGTGGCTCCTCGCGGCGGTCGTCGTGCTGGCCGCGCTGATGGTGGCCTCCGTCGCGTTCGGTTCCAGGGCCGTCGGCTGGTCCGACGTCTGGGCCGCGCTCGGCGGTTCGGACACGACCCTGGAGCAGGCCGCCGCCGTCAAGCGGATACCCCGCACGGTGCTCGCCGTGCTGATCGGGGCGGCGCTGGGTCTCGCGGGCGCCGTGATGCAGGGGGTGACACGCAATCCGCTGGCCGATCCGGGCATCCTGGGCGTCAACATGGGCGCGTCGCTCGCCGTGGTCACGGCGGTCGCGTTCTTCGGGCTCTCCTCCCCCGTCGGGTACATCTGGGTCGCGATGGCGGGGGCCGCGCTGTCGGCCGCGTTCGTGTACGGCGTCGGTTCGCTGGGCAGGGGCGGCGCCACCCCCCTGAAACTGGCGCTCTCCGGGGCGGCGACCTCGGCCGCGTTCGCCTCGCTGGTGACCGCCGTGGTGCTGCCGCGCAACGACATCGCCGGGAGCTTCCGGCTCTGGCAGATCGGCGGGGTGGGCGGCGCCTCCTTCGACCGTATCGGGCAGGTGCTGCCGTTCCTCGTGGTGGGGTTCGTGATCTGTCTGGTGTCGGCCAAGGCGCTGAACTCGCTGGCGCTCGGTGAGGAACTCGCGGCGGGCCTCGGCGAGCGGGTCGCCCTGGCCCGGGGCACGGCCGCGCTCGGCGCCGTCGTGCTGTGCGGCGCGGCGACCGCGGTCGCCGGGCCGATCGCCTTCGTCGGTCTCGTCGTCCCGCACGCCTGCCGGCTGCTCGCCGGGGTGGACCACCGGTGGCTGCTGCCCTTCTCCGCGCTGCTGGGCGCGGCACTGCTCACGGCGGCCGATGTGGCCGGGCGGGTGGTCGCCCGGCCCGCCGAGGTCGATGTGGGCATCGTGACGGCGCTGATCGGCGCCCCGTTCTTCATCTGGATCGTCCGCCGGCAGAAAGTGCGTGCTCTGTGAGCGCCGTCGTCCTCCCCCCACCGCAGTCCTCCACCGCGGCCGTGGCACGCGGCCGGGCCCGCCGGGCGGTTCGCCGTCGCACGGTCACCCTGGTGCTGGCCGGGTCCGTGGCGGCCGTGTTCACGGTGACCCTGATGGTCGGGCGGACGTACTACCCGCTCGACGACGTGATCCGGGTGGTGCTCGGTGAGCGGGTGCCGGGGGCGTCGTTCACGGTCGGCCGGCTGCGGCTGCCGCGGGCGGTGCTCGCCGTGGTGGCGGGCCTGAGCTTCGGGCTGGCCGGTGTCACCTTCCAGACCATGCTCCGCAATCCGCTCGCCAGCCCCGATGTCATCGGCATCAGTTCGGGCGCGAGCGCGGCGGCGGCCGTCGCGATCGTCACGCTGTCCCTCGGGGGTTCGCAGGTGTCGGGCCTGGCGATCGCCGCCGCCCTCGCCGTGGCGCTGCTCGTCTACACCCTGGCCTTCAAGGACGGGGTGGTGGGCACCCGGCTGATCCTCATCGGGATCGGTATCGCCGCGATGCTCGACAGCCTGATCGCGTATGTGCTCTCCCAGGCCGCCGAGTGGGATCTCCAGGAGGCGATGCGCTGGCTGACAGGCAGCCTCAACGGCACCACGTGGAACGAGACCGTGCCCGCCGCCGCGGCGCTGGCGGTGCTGGCCCCCGTGCTGCTGTCGCGGGCGCGCGATCTGTCGTCGATGCAGCTCGGGGACGACACCGCCGCCGCCCTCGGGGTCCGCGTCGAACGCACCCGGATCACGGTGATCGTCGCCGCGGTCGGGCTGATCGCGTTCGCCACGGCGGCGGCCGGGCCGATCGCCTTCGTCGCGTTCCTGTCCGGGCCCATCGCGGCGCGGATCACCGGGCCCGGCGGTTCGCCGCTGGTGCCCGCCGCGCTGGTCGGCGCGCTGCTGGTGCTGGTCGCCGATCTCACCGGTCAGTTCGCCTTCGACACCCGCTTCCCGGTCGGCGTCGTCACCGGTGTGCTCGGCGCTCCCTATCTCGTGTACCTGATCATCCGCACCAACCGCGCGGGAGGCTCCCTGTGACCACGACCCACTCCCTGGCGGCCGAGGGGCTCACCCTCGGCTACGGCGACCGCGTCGTCGTGGAGTCCCTGGACCTGCCGGTGCCGCCGGGCGGGATCACGGCGATCGTCGGTGCGAACGCCTGCGGCAAATCGACGCTCCTGCGGTCCATGTCCCGGCTGCTGGCGCCCCGCGCGGGCCGTGTCGTCCTGGACGGGAAGGAGGTGCACCGGCTGCCCGCGAAGGCACTCGCCCGCACGCTCGGGCTGCTGCCCCAGTCGCCGGTCGCGCCGGAGGGGATCACCGTCGGTGACCTCGTCGGCCGGGGACGCCATCCGCATCAGCGGGTGTTCTCGCGCTGGAACGCCGAGGACGACGCGGCCGTGGCGGCGGCGCTGGAGGCGACGGACACCACGGCCCTCGCCGACCGCTCCGTGGACGAACTGTCCGGCGGGCAGCGCCAGCGGGTGTGGATCGCGATGGCGCTCGCCCAGCAGACGGACATCCTGATGCTGGACGAGCCCACCACCTTCCTCGACGCGAGCCACCAGGTCGAGGTGCTGGACCTGCTGACGGATCTGAACCGCGTCCGGGGCACGACCGTCGTGATGGTCCTGCACGACCTCAACCTCGCCGCCCGGTACGCGGACCACATCGTCGCCCTCGCCGGGGGACGGCTGCACGCCGCCGGGACACCGGACGAGGTGCTGACGGAGGAGAA includes:
- a CDS encoding FecCD family ABC transporter permease gives rise to the protein MTTVPARRTPDAAVVRRPVRARPLWLLAAVVVLAALMVASVAFGSRAVGWSDVWAALGGSDTTLEQAAAVKRIPRTVLAVLIGAALGLAGAVMQGVTRNPLADPGILGVNMGASLAVVTAVAFFGLSSPVGYIWVAMAGAALSAAFVYGVGSLGRGGATPLKLALSGAATSAAFASLVTAVVLPRNDIAGSFRLWQIGGVGGASFDRIGQVLPFLVVGFVICLVSAKALNSLALGEELAAGLGERVALARGTAALGAVVLCGAATAVAGPIAFVGLVVPHACRLLAGVDHRWLLPFSALLGAALLTAADVAGRVVARPAEVDVGIVTALIGAPFFIWIVRRQKVRAL
- a CDS encoding SRPBCC family protein, coding for MSKIEESVEVAVPVSTAYNQWTQFEEFPRFMDAVERIEQLTSTLTHWVTKVDGVSREFDAEITEQRPDERVAWTTVAGEIRQAGVVTFHRLDDTRTKVMLQLDHDPQGITDTVGDKLGFVRRQAKGDLKNFKEFIEARGTETGAWRGTA
- a CDS encoding GAF and ANTAR domain-containing protein, with protein sequence MHMEMRESPHNHPAVPGVPGVPAVAAVPGVAAVPADEQRDQRDGTVQPAESDAGSRNRLLARDAISAAQDVLLERYRLASAQTAFDLLRETSQRLNIKMHTLADAVVRVPGPGPGADLWFPGRGRSAPPPLPLLGIDQDRPVRLPEVLKAAMRRVLDVTETDMGNVQLAAGNGVLRLERHTGLDRQFTDFFAFVGSPNSATSCGYAAEQRRQVTVRDVSTADLFDEESRRVILRAGSRACHSVPLVDPHGVPLGMISSHHERPLNDFSAARIGALRETGTAVGRWLSWYRRTTVLDALEDLHRRASGAASAGPPSSASSGAAPGPAAEDSARRRTDGRTDGVRP
- a CDS encoding FecCD family ABC transporter permease — encoded protein: MSAVVLPPPQSSTAAVARGRARRAVRRRTVTLVLAGSVAAVFTVTLMVGRTYYPLDDVIRVVLGERVPGASFTVGRLRLPRAVLAVVAGLSFGLAGVTFQTMLRNPLASPDVIGISSGASAAAAVAIVTLSLGGSQVSGLAIAAALAVALLVYTLAFKDGVVGTRLILIGIGIAAMLDSLIAYVLSQAAEWDLQEAMRWLTGSLNGTTWNETVPAAAALAVLAPVLLSRARDLSSMQLGDDTAAALGVRVERTRITVIVAAVGLIAFATAAAGPIAFVAFLSGPIAARITGPGGSPLVPAALVGALLVLVADLTGQFAFDTRFPVGVVTGVLGAPYLVYLIIRTNRAGGSL
- a CDS encoding iron-siderophore ABC transporter substrate-binding protein — encoded protein: MRSYRLRLFSTAAALLTLAACGGPTDAGGDGEDGAEKDSTSSAESSGKSSGTFPLTVEHALGKATLKEKPKRVATVNWANHEVPLALGVVPVGMASADFGDDDGDGVLPWVEKKLDELGAKTPVLFDENDGIDFEAVADTDPDVILASYSGLTKQDYATLSEIAPVVAYPDAPWATPWREIVRSNSKAIGLADEGEKLIGELEGDISRTVAKYPQLKGKSAMFMTHVDPGDVSKIGYYTAHDTRTLFFEDLGLRIPGSVAKASKGTDKFALTRSAEQVDVFDDVDIITGYGDGKGALTKTLREDPLLSKIPAVERGSMYLLPGSSPLATAANPTPLSISWVLEDYVAALAKAADKVK
- a CDS encoding STAS domain-containing protein yields the protein MIRRPVFAHRTTFAPGRTADAQWATIRLSGELDLESGAEFDTVVELNLACRPAGIRVDLTALRFMDCAGLRHLESAAEAAARAGVPFSLCGTRQPLIDRLMRLTGSPLLSATGGGDCGIRGGPAPAGARLSEVLHGYWERVLRMSMLTVAGGTILSSLLVAALVQAD
- a CDS encoding helix-turn-helix domain-containing protein, producing the protein MPFAVQSYDEVVAHDTTWGEHSHPFHELLWNGRGASTAVVGARVWTITPALGLWMPAGTLHSGSAVAGTWFRASFFGFHTTPSISPAPVAVEITPLLRLLLERLGAPGLSAASRATTEAMVLDVLEPSPRELLVQAPASALLRPIAAALRADPGDRRTLADWATQLGVSGRTISRAFNAETGTSFARWIASVRAQHAVALLSRGWDVEAVAEEVGYRSASAFGAAFRRTTGLTPGTFRVL
- a CDS encoding ABC transporter ATP-binding protein, whose protein sequence is MTTTHSLAAEGLTLGYGDRVVVESLDLPVPPGGITAIVGANACGKSTLLRSMSRLLAPRAGRVVLDGKEVHRLPAKALARTLGLLPQSPVAPEGITVGDLVGRGRHPHQRVFSRWNAEDDAAVAAALEATDTTALADRSVDELSGGQRQRVWIAMALAQQTDILMLDEPTTFLDASHQVEVLDLLTDLNRVRGTTVVMVLHDLNLAARYADHIVALAGGRLHAAGTPDEVLTEENVRAVFGLRSRIIEDPVSGRPLMLPIGRHGVRPEGREGPVPARAERERAVPGPAEGKQPVPGPAEGDQPVPAPAQGHRPVPADNSG